aaaataaattgtgCTTTTTCGGATATTTCCCCTTCCATTTTTACAATAGAATGATCgaatatttttgtatgaaGTATATTGTTCTTACAACAAagatggttttttttttgtttttggttaaagtacgaaaatgatgatgattagcCATCTTGTTTCAGTTCTATTATATAAGCCCATTAATAGCACGGAACGACCTTTAACCAAAACACAGAGATCATACGACAGTCTCCtaccaaataaagaaaaatccacCATACCATAAAGTTCAAATATATGGCACCAGCTCAAAACCCGATCAGTTCTCAACACGTGGTAGTCATCGGAGCCGGAGCAGCCGGTCTCGTAGCGGCTAGGGAGCTCAGTCGTGAAGGTCACACTGTTGTCGTATTAGAGCGGGAGAAAGAAGTAGGAGGTCTCTGGATCTATTCACCCAAAGCCGAATCCGACCCGCTTAGCCTTGACCCAACCCGTTCCATAGTCCACTCGAGCGTGTACGAGTCTCTCCGAACCAACCTCCCACGAGAATGTATGGGTTTCACGGACTTCCCTTTTGTGCCTCGTTTCGATGACGAGTCAAGAGACTCGAGACGGTATCCGAGCCACATGGAAGTTCTTGCGTACCTTCAAGACTTTGCTAGAGAGTTTAACCTAGAGGAGATGGTTCGGTTCGAGATCGAGGTGGTTCGGGTTGAACCGGTTAACGGGAAATGGAGGGTCTGGTCTAAAACCTCTGGCGGTGTTTCCCACGATGAGATCTTTGACGCCGTTGTTGTTTGCAGTGGACACTATACAGAACCAAACGTTGCTCATATTCCTGGTAAAGATCATTTTCTAActacttattttatttttaaaaaaataactttgttttctcacatatatttatgtaacattttttataaaactatgGATTGTAAAAGAACTAACAAAATAGCCATGGTGTCAGACCacactctctttcttcacttgCAATTACTTTTTTACCCATTTTtcgtattttatatatattacatggtatttttcaaaatcaaataaaacacTTAGAATCatctcatctttctttctcccaTCACCACAACCACCACATCTTCCACCATCACAACCACCCGATCTCTTTTTCGATAAATCTAGGCTCTCAAACGTTATTTATATTGATAGATCATCTCTCCTTCAATTTGCAGaagatttgtcattttttattcgattttgattctttcttggAATCTCCGTcgttatgttttctttttaaattgtatgttattttcttttatacgACGATACTTTTTTGAATTACACGTGATAACTagaaatctctctctcccaaCATGCtactttttcatataacacattatttatttaaatcacATGTAATTTCTtctaaaaacatgatttaaatgttaaaactttcttaaatctattattttatcttcGTATAAGCTTGCTCCTGGTTCAACTTTTCAAATAAAAcgatatttgtttatataacatGCTATTTGTGTAAAATGTACGTTATAAAatgtcatattttttataaatatcgTGCTATTTTAACATGTTTCATGCGATTTGctaaaaaacatcaaatatatcTACATAAGTCTGCTTTTGGTTCAACTTGCAAGgatagttttgtattttcttatgcCGTCATATAGTTATTTATCCGTAGAAAAACTGACAATTGTTAGTTACTtgattcttttcaattttatagtTAGTTTCTAATATTACCCTTATAAAAACCAGTTAGTGATTGAATCATTTGCCACTGCTGGATTTTAGATTACAATTTTCTAGATACATCGTCCGATCTTGATGAATAACTTAAGACTTCAATCTAACATATAATCTAAAACTATCAGAACTATCTATATCTTTAGGTATAAAATCGTGGCCAGGAAAGCAGATCCATAGCCACAACTACAGAGTTCCTGGGCCATTCGAAAACGAggtaattgtatttttttttaaagatagtAGTCCCTTTATACTTTctattatgagtttttttctactagttctaccaaaaaaagtctctttcaataattttttttttgggtagaaAGTCTCattcaataattaataagaataaataacatattgtAGCAAGAAACGTGTTATAAAGACACgcatatatattttccaaaagttttgtaatttgtatacTGAATTTGAATTCTCGATTTGATATCTATGAATTTAGctggaaaaaagaagatcgGAGGAATTTAGCTGGAACATGCAAGAGATGTTCATAATCGTCCATCAAACaacattttattattagaAATGTTAGAGATAATTCATATCATATTTAGGTTCATGTATGATCcgattttttaacaaaaaaaaaaaaaaaagagaagcatTTTTGTGTTGGTGCTTTGGCAGGTGGTGGTGGTCATCGGAAATTTTGCTAGCGGTGCCGATATTAGTAGGGACATAGCTAAGGTCGCGAAAGAAGTTCACATTGCATCTAGAGCGAGTGAATTTGATACATACGAAAAGCTTCCCGTGCCTCGGAACAATCTATGGATTCATTCGGAAGTAAAACagacaaattttattttatttaaccataattttgattttaatttatactCGTggaatttaattttaaaggtAATTATCGAATGATagtattaaaatgttttcctttttgatatGTTGAAGATAGACACGGCATATGAAGATGGGtccattgttttcaaaaacgGGAAGGTGGTATATGCTGATAGCATTGTGTATTGCACTGGGTATATTCGTAGTTTTCAGTATTTTTATGCTCATAGttaccaaaattaataatgtgaAATGTACTACTGATTTACCATATATTTCGGTCTATGTGTGTAGATATAAATATCGCTTCACATTCCTTGAAACCAATGGCTATATGAACATTGATGAAAACCGCGTAGAACATCTATACAAGCATGTATTTCCACCTGCGCTTTCTCCTGGTCTTTCATTCGTTGGTTTACCATCGATGGTTAGTCTCAAACAATATCTTGGGGTTCCGAGTTCAAGTCTCACTTggtttttatctttatcttttttttatcaggGCATAcaatttgttatgtttgaaATCCAAAGCAAATGGGTGGCAGCAGTCTTGTCAAGGCGGGTTACACTTCCCACAGAAGATAAGATGATGGAAGATATTAGTGCGTGGTATGCATCGCTTGATGCGGTAGGCATTCCTAAAAGATATACACATAAATTGGGTAAAATTCAGGTGAGTACCTTATATTCTGAATATGATTACATGCCTATATCTAAATAAATTCGATTagttcaaaatcattttttcacgttttcttgtgaatttttttttttgaaacataattcacatgttttaattataaaaccTCTTTTTGTTCACCATAAAAAGTTTCTGCAAAGAAAAAATGCAAACGTAAggcttttaatttttagatttacaATTaacaaagtatttttttttttttgcctaaaaTTGTTGatgaactttttttaaaaaactgaacTAATAGAAATTCAAGtaaaatgtaaacaaacaatcaaagaaATATTATCGACTCAAGAATAAAATCATGTCAATGactttgtttgaaaaaaatatatttcatctTGCAGAGTGAGTACCTCAATTGGGTCGCAGAAGAATGTGGTTGTCCGCTCGTTGAACATTGGAGAAATCAACAAATCGTCCGCGGATACCAGAGACTTGTCTCACACCCAGAAACTTATCGCGATGAATGGGACGACAATGACCTTATGGAAGAAGCTTACGAGGACTTTGCTAGgaagaaattaattagtttccaTCCTTCCCATATCCTctaatcaagaaaatgatttttgtgtttttacttTGGGGGTGGGTGTATTGTATTTAAGAAGCATAAGGAAGGATGGATTCTTTCCTTTTCAGGGTTGATTGCTAAACTATTGAAAGCTTTGAATAAATAGGAGGGTTTATCTCTAAGGCATGATGCCctgattgttatttttctttgtgtgtgtttgtttttgtttgcatttgagtttttatttattttgtgcttatgtttgaattttacACTGATTATGTTCACCACGTATAGATGCAAATATTACTTCCGTTTCTTGAAACCAATGGATATATGAGCATTGATGAAAGCCGTGTAGAACATCTATACAAGCATGTATTTTTCCACCCGCGCTTTCCCTTGGTCTTTCGTTCATTGGTTTACCAGCGATGGTTAgtctcaaacaaaatttatatcttgGGCATTTGAGTTCAAGTCTCACTAGGTTTttgatctctattttttttatcagggCATAcaatttgttatgtttgaaATCCACAGCAAATGGGTGGGAACAGTCTTGGCAGGACGGGTTAAACTTCCTTCACAAGATAACATGATAGAAGATATCAGTGAGTGCCACTCACTGAGTGGTATGCATCGCTTGATGTGTTAGGCCTTCCTAAAAGATATAcacataaattttgtaaaatttaggTTGGTCCGATATTTTTTCACGTTTCtatatatgtagaaaaaaattcagaagatAATTCACATCTAACTATAAAACCTTCTTAAGTTTATCATAGAACATTTAGGCTGAAAAAAGCAAACGGAACGCTTTGATTCCGTGTGCGTTTAACTTTTAGTTAcagtaacaatttttttatttatttttaaattgttaagTTTGCTTAAAGTTGGTAAGTACACGactataaaatcaaacaatcaaatgcaTATTATCGAGCTATGAATAACATCATGTCAATGacttttttttgagaaaatatgtTCCCTTTTTGCAGTGTGAGTACATGTATTGGATAGCGGAAGAATGTAATTGTTGACTCATTGAACATTGGAGAAATCAACAAATATCCATGGATACCAGAGACTTGTCTCCAAACTTATCGCGATAAATGGGACGACAATGATCTTAGTTTTGTTGCATTTCTCACCTCTAACCTCATTGAGGTTAGTTCACTCTTTCTTTATGTCTCTCCCTTTAtcacactctgtttttgttcttgcttagagaggaacaaaagaaacttttttgtcttttaattgTCTACATTTTTGTATTGGATTAGAAGATAATTCTTGCAACACCTccttacacacacacacttatACTAGTTGGTACACTCTTGCACTCACATTTGCATACACTTGCACCCATGCTTCTACTTAGACCTAGACCTTACTTCTAGACATCATTTACCTAAGGTTCATTTACACAAGCAACCTTAACAACTACAACAACTACTATGCTTAGTCCCTAGCTATGCTTTAGAGTTTAGACTAACAACAACACTCTTACTCTTTTGGGCCTAACTTAACTAATAgcccaatatttttttactgcAACTCTGTTTCAGCCATTTGGGCTGCTCTGGCTAAAGGTTTATGGAAGTCTAGATACACGACAAGTTGCCCCCAGATTCTGGCTCATGTTTCAGCCCCAGATCAAGATCGTTTGGAAGGTTTCCTTCTCCGCTATGTATTCCAAGCCACAGTCTACACAGTCTGGAGAGAACGAATGGACGACGACATATCGAACCACCGAACACATCGGCTCAATTGATCAGTTGGATAGACAAACaagttaaaaatcaaatcacaacCATCAGAAGCATGGGGGATTAGAGCTCGCTCTTGATTCATTTCAACCTTTTCAGCAATTAGcaagtttttttaatctatctTTCGAAAACACGATGCAATAGTTGTAAAAacgttattttttctttgaatataatttaacattagaatcaaaaaaaaaaaaaaaaactaataccCAATATTAACATTATTACAAAACACACCAAGCccaactctttcttcttgttgaatTGTGTCCTTCTTATGTGTCGTTGACCCTTTTTACACGACACTTCTTCTGCGACTTCTTCTTCGtggagcttcttctcttttcttcatctcttctcACTGAAGCTTCCTTTTATTTGTGCAGGTTCAATTAAGGAAATCAACTTCAACAAGTTTTCATCCTTCCCATTTCCTCGAACCAAGAAGAtggttttttgtgtttttattttgggggTGTGCCGGCTGATTTTAAGAAGCATATAAGGAAGTAAGGATGTATTCTGTTCTTTTTAAAGGTTAATTGCATAATTATATGGGACTTTACATTTACTTCACTGATGTACAAACTGATTtggtattttggtttgttttctgGTCGAGCAAGTGCATGCAATACTTTTCTTGTGCCAAGTGCAACAACcatcaaaattcaaagtttCTCTGCCACAACTTGAACTTGCTTTAGGTGCAACTGTGCAAGATCTACTAATCTCACGTCACGCCTCTACCCTCAAATCTTTGCAACTTCGGTTTTATAGATCTGCTTCTTTTTGTACGTTTCTTTGATTAGCTGATCTCCAAATTAACGAAATAAATGGTTCGGATTTGTTACTCCATTTACGGATTACTTGGCAAGAAAATCCTTAATTTTTCTTcgcttcttcctcctctcattttttttttcttcactttgaCAAGCAACTTATTACAGAGAAGATATCTACTTGTAACATGAATTTGACTTTGAAGTGTTTGCTAGCTCTGAGCCTCTGAGGTCCGTTAGTTCTTAGAGTCA
This sequence is a window from Arabidopsis thaliana chromosome 1 sequence. Protein-coding genes within it:
- the FMO GS-OX2 gene encoding flavin-monooxygenase glucosinolate S-oxygenase 2 → MAPAQNPISSQHVVVIGAGAAGLVAARELSREGHTVVVLEREKEVGGLWIYSPKAESDPLSLDPTRSIVHSSVYESLRTNLPRECMGFTDFPFVPRFDDESRDSRRYPSHMEVLAYLQDFAREFNLEEMVRFEIEVVRVEPVNGKWRVWSKTSGGVSHDEIFDAVVVCSGHYTEPNVAHIPGIKSWPGKQIHSHNYRVPGPFENEVVVVIGNFASGADISRDIAKVAKEVHIASRASEFDTYEKLPVPRNNLWIHSEIDTAYEDGSIVFKNGKVVYADSIVYCTGYKYRFTFLETNGYMNIDENRVEHLYKHVFPPALSPGLSFVGLPSMVSLKQYLGVPSSSLTWFLSLSFFYQGIQFVMFEIQSKWVAAVLSRRVTLPTEDKMMEDISAWYASLDAVGIPKRYTHKLGKIQSEYLNWVAEECGCPLVEHWRNQQIVRGYQRLVSHPETYRDEWDDNDLMEEAYEDFARKKLISFHPSHIL
- the FMO GS-OX2 gene encoding flavin-monooxygenase glucosinolate S-oxygenase 2 (flavin-monooxygenase glucosinolate S-oxygenase 2 (FMO GS-OX2); CONTAINS InterPro DOMAIN/s: Flavin-containing monooxygenase FMO (InterPro:IPR000960), Flavin-containing monooxygenase-like (InterPro:IPR020946); BEST Arabidopsis thaliana protein match is: flavin-monooxygenase glucosinolate S-oxygenase 1 (TAIR:AT1G65860.1); Has 12235 Blast hits to 11922 proteins in 1493 species: Archae - 60; Bacteria - 6240; Metazoa - 1058; Fungi - 1528; Plants - 820; Viruses - 0; Other Eukaryotes - 2529 (source: NCBI BLink).), which gives rise to MAPAQNPISSQHVVVIGAGAAGLVAARELSREGHTVVVLEREKEVGGLWIYSPKAESDPLSLDPTRSIVHSSVYESLRTNLPRECMGFTDFPFVPRFDDESRDSRRYPSHMEVLAYLQDFAREFNLEEMVRFEIEVVRVEPVNGKWRVWSKTSGGVSHDEIFDAVVVCSGHYTEPNVAHIPGIKSWPGKQIHSHNYRVPGPFENEVVVVIGNFASGADISRDIAKVAKEVHIASRASEFDTYEKLPVPRNNLWIHSEIDTAYEDGSIVFKNGKVVYADSIVYCTGYKYRFTFLETNGYMNIDENRVEHLYKHVFPPALSPGLSFVGLPSMGIQFVMFEIQSKWVAAVLSRRVTLPTEDKMMEDISAWYASLDAVGIPKRYTHKLGKIQSEYLNWVAEECGCPLVEHWRNQQIVRGYQRLVSHPETYRDEWDDNDLMEEAYEDFARKKLISFHPSHIL
- the FMO GS-OX2 gene encoding flavin-monooxygenase glucosinolate S-oxygenase 2 — protein: MAPAQNPISSQHVVVIGAGAAGLVAARELSREGHTVVVLEREKEVGGLWIYSPKAESDPLSLDPTRSIVHSSVYESLRTNLPRECMGFTDFPFVPRFDDESRDSRRYPSHMEVLAYLQDFAREFNLEEMVRFEIEVVRVEPVNGKWRVWSKTSGGVSHDEIFDAVVVCSGHYTEPNVAHIPGIKSWPGKQIHSHNYRVPGPFENEVVVVIGNFASGADISRDIAKVAKEVHIASRASEFDTYEKLPVPRNNLWIHSEIDTAYEDGSIVFKNGKVVYADSIVYCTGYKYRFTFLETNGYMNIDENRVEHLYKHGIQFVMFEIQSKWVAAVLSRRVTLPTEDKMMEDISAWYASLDAVGIPKRYTHKLGKIQSEYLNWVAEECGCPLVEHWRNQQIVRGYQRLVSHPETYRDEWDDNDLMEEAYEDFARKKLISFHPSHIL